A stretch of DNA from Spirosoma endbachense:
ACTTACGGTATGTTTATCCGTACTGTCGTGCAAAGTTCGTGCGGTTTCGTCTTTGGGCTTGTATATAGATTACGGTATTTTCTACCAAAATCACTGATCTGGCGGGTATCAGTAACTAACCCTAAATGACCTTTTCTGGGCTGCGCTTCCATACGATCGTTTGTTACCTACGTGCGCTTTCGGGATTGTTTCCGTTGAATATGGCCCTATCAACCCTTATTCCACTTACCAGAAACACCAGCCCGACCAGCAGAGCTAAAGGCCACAGCCGATCTTAACCCACGCATTCCCAACGGCTTTTCCATACCACTTACTTGCCTACCCGTTTTTGCAGATGTGCCGGGTAGCGATCGCCTTGTACCGGAATCCGGGAAAAGGCAGTGTCTATCTGGCTAATGTCATCGGCGGAAAGTTCAATAGTTGCTGCTCCAATATTTTCTTCCAGACGGTGCAGCTTGGTCGTGCCGGGAATCGGTACGATCCAGGGTTTCTGGGCCAGCAACCAGGCCAGGGCAATCTGCGCTGGTGTGGCCTGTTTTTGCCTGGCAACGTCACCTAATAAGTCTACCAGCGTCTGGTTAGCTTTCCGATTCTCTTCCGAAAAGCGGGGAACCACATTGCGGAAATCGGTCTTGTCAAACTGCGTGTTTTCGTCAATTTTTCCCGTCAGAAACCCTTTGCCCAACGGGCTGAACGGAACGAAACCGATGCCTAACTCCTCTAACGTCGGCAGTATCTCTTTTTCCGGTTCCCGCCACCACAACGAGTACTCGCTTTGCAAGGCTGTTACCGGCTGCACGGCATGTGCTTTCCGAATCGACTCCACACCCGCTTCGGAAAGCCCGAAGTGATTAACCTTACCTTCCTGAATC
This window harbors:
- a CDS encoding aldo/keto reductase, giving the protein METRTLGTSGLQVSALGLGCMGLSYGYGPATDQQNAIQLIRAAFDKGLTFFDTAEAYGPFANEELLGEALQPFRDQVVIATKFGFQNGDSTKGQDSRPERIRQVAEEALKRLRTDRIDLFYQHRVDPNVPMEDVAGTVKELIQEGKVNHFGLSEAGVESIRKAHAVQPVTALQSEYSLWWREPEKEILPTLEELGIGFVPFSPLGKGFLTGKIDENTQFDKTDFRNVVPRFSEENRKANQTLVDLLGDVARQKQATPAQIALAWLLAQKPWIVPIPGTTKLHRLEENIGAATIELSADDISQIDTAFSRIPVQGDRYPAHLQKRVGK